The Oleiphilus messinensis DNA segment ACAGTGGCACCATGACGCGCAGAGTACCTGAGTTGTATCGGTCATTTCCGGATGCCGTGTTGTATATGCACCCGGAAGATGCAAAAGCGCGCGGCCTGCGCCGAGGCGAGCAGGTCAAAGTGGCTTCCCGCCGGGGTGAAGTGCTGACACGGGTGGAGACTCGCGGGCGCAATAAACCCCCCAAAGGGCTGGTGTTCATGCCATTCTTTGACGCTCAGCAGCTGACTAACAAGTTAACACTGGATGCAACCGATCCGCTGTCCAAAGAAACGGATTTCAAGAAGTGTGCTGTGAAAGTAAGCAAAGCTTAATGGTTTGCATTAAACAGAGTTGTGTAACTTTTGACCAAGGCTGTCCGGTAGCCAATTTCCGGTTCCGGATAGCCTTCCAGGCGGAGAAAAAGTCATGAAATATTTCAAAACATTATGGGTCGTGTTGCTTATTGCGGTACCTCTCGGTGCAAGTTTGCAGGCCGATACCGGGGGAGTGAGTTCCTTGCGAGGGGATCTTGATCTGGATAAAAGTGCGGCAGCGAGTGATTTCAAAACAATTCCAGATGATCGAAAGCCTTTACATCGGGACTATTTACATCAGCCCCCTTTGATCCCACACCAGATCCGGGACTACCACATTGATACCAATAGCAATAAGTGTCTTTCCTGCCATAGCTGGGGTAATTACAAATCCAGTGGAGCGACTAAAATCAGTTTAACTCATTATGATGCTCGAAATGGCCAACAGCTTTCTGATGTTTCACCGCGGCGGTACTTCTGTCTCCAGTGTCACGTACCTCAAGTGAACGCCAAGCCACTGGTTGGTAATCAATTTGAGTCGGTTGAGTCGATGAACTAAGAGAGGAATGGGAGTAAGACCATGTCTGAGAAAAAGGGGATAATGTCCCGGTACTGGTTGTTGTTGCGCAGACCGAGTACCGTTGCAATGGGAGTGGTTCTTCTGTTTGGCTTTACTGCCGGTATTATTTTCTGGGGGGGATTCAATACGGGACTGGAAATGACCAATACCGAAGAATTCTGTATTGGTTGCCATGAAATGGAAGAAAACGTCTATAAGGAGTATGTTGGAACAATCCACTATACAAACCGTTCCGGTGTGAGAGCAACTTGTCCGGATTGCCATGTACCAAAAGACTGGACACACAAAATCGTGCGAAAAATCCAGGCAAGTAAAGAAGTGTGGGGAAAATTGACCGGCTATATCAATACCCGGGAAAAGTTTGTCGAACACCGGCGGGAAATGGCCATGCGAGAATGGCAACGGATGAAAGAAAGTGACTCACGGGAATGCCGAAATTGTCACAACTTTGAGTTTATGGACTTCACCGAGCAAGGTCGCAGGGCCGTCAAACAGCACTCTACTGCACTGGCGTCAGGTGAAAAAACCTGTATTGATTGCCATAAGGGGATTGCTCATAAGCTGCCCGATATGGAAGGCGTGGAAGGCTGGCACTAGCATTTTACAGAATAACGCGATTCTTAATCTCTGGAGGAATGGTAAATGAGCGCGCTGGAATCGATGATTTGGACAATATTGGGCTATCTAACAATGCCGGCGGTGTTTATCGTTGGCTTTGTTGTTACTGCCGTTGTGTTGTGCTTTGTACTGGATGTAACGGGTAAAGGTGCTGAAGAGCCCTGACAGTCCGTTGATTGCTGAGTAACGCAGAGGGTCTGTGGTGACAGACCCCTGGCGTGGCAGATTTTCGGTCGAATAATGCGAATTACAAGTTGCTGTCCAGAAACGCGGTCAACTGGGACTTGGACAACGCACCGACTTTGGTTGCATCCGGATTGCCGTTTTTGAACAGCATGAGCGTTGGAATGCCCCGGATATTGAATTTTGGCGGAGTCTGTTCATTGTCTTCAATGTTCAATTTGCAAACTTTCAACTTGTCACTGTATTCTTCTGCGATTTCTTCCAGCACTGGCGCGATCATTTTGCATGGTCCGCACCATTCCGCCCAATAGTCAACTAAAACGGGCGTTTCTGAATTTAAAACTTCGGATTCAAAGCTGTCATCAGTGACGTTGATAATTTTATCGCTCATTGTGTTTTCCTGGTCTGTTTTTTTCTCGGATCTGTGTGCAAGAGTAATATGTTCCGAGGCTTTAGGGCAATCTCTATTTAATCGGTGTTACAAAAATTGCGCAAGCAATTCATAAACCGATGCAATTTAATGCGGCTTTTTATCGTTGCCTGCTATCATAATTGTGGTTTGCCCAGCTTAACGTTATCCGGAGCCAATCGTCGCTGGAGCCCTGCTGAAAAATCTTTGTTACCATATTACGATGGTTTTTAGTTGAAATTTCAATAGCGAACACACTACGATTTAGCCATCAGCGTTCTTCCCGAGTTACCGGAGGCACGTGATTCACTACGCATTATGAAGCTGGATGTGAGGAAATCAAGTTCTGTGACTACAAACACCGAGTTGAATCAAGAAGTATCAGACCAGAATCACTTGTTTGCAGCAATTGATTTGGGTTCGAATAGTTTTCATATGATTATTGCCCGACTGGTACATGGAGAAGTGCGTGTGCTGGAAAAAATGGGTGAGAAAGTCCAGCTTGCTTCAGGTCTGGATGAACACCAAAATATCGCTCAAGAAGCTCAGGATCGGGCTTTGGAGTGTTTAAGCCGATTTGCACAAAGGCTCAAGGGCATCGAAAAAAGTGCAGTCCGGCTGGTCGCAACAAACACGTTGAGGGTGGCCAAAAACGCCGCTCAGTTCAAGCGTAAGATTGAATCCATGTTGGAAATCCCGATGGAGGTGATTGCCGGTCAGGAAGAGGCTCGACTGATTTATCTCGGCGTGGCTCATACGCTTGCAGATGACAGTGGTCGTAGATTGGTAATGGATATCGGTGGCGGGAGTACCGAGTTTATTATTGGTGAACGGTTCGAAGCGAAAGAGCTTGAAAGTTTACATATGGGATGTGTTTCATACCGGGAGCAGTTCTTTGCAGATGGTGAAATTACTGAAGTGCAGTTCAATAAAGCGGTGACTGCAGCATCTCGGGAACTGCTGAATATCAGAGACAATTATTTACGCATGGGTTGGCAAGAGGCTGTGGGGGCATCGGGTTCGATCAAAGCCGTAGCGAATGTGCTCAGTGAATTGGATATCTGTCACGATGGTATAACCCGAAGCGGACTCATGGAGCTGAAAAAGCGCGTCATTAGTTTGGGGAACAGTGCAAACCTGGATCAGCTCGGGGTTCGTAAAGAGCGCCTCGGGGTATTCCCTTCCGGGTTAGCCATTTTGTGCGCATCATTCGAAGTTCTGGCAATTGATGTGATGCATTATTCTGATGGTGCGCTGCGCGAGGGTGTGCTTTATGACATGTTGGGACGCATTCAGCATGAAGATGTCCGTGAACGAACAATTCAGGCATTGGCTGAACGCTACCACCTCGACCAGAATCACGCATCCACTGTTGAGCGAACCACCATGATGGCTTATCAGCAGGTGAAACGGGATTGGGGGCTAAGTGCGCCTTATTATTCGGACCTGTTACGCTGGGCTGCGCGCCTGCATGAGATTGGTCTGACGATATCTCACTCGCAATATCACAAGCATGGTGCGTATTTGCTTGAACACTCGTACTTGCCCGGATTCAGCAAACAAGTGCAGAAAAATCTGGCGGTGTTGGTACGCTGTCATCGTCGTAAACTCTTGCCTTTGTTGTTTCAGGATTACAGCCCTGAAGAAGCAGAACCGATGATGCGATTAACACTGTTATTGCGTTTGGCTGTACTGTTGCGCCATGAACGAACCGGTGATGTTCTGGCAGAATTCTGGCTCAATGTGAATCGAAAACAGATCACGATTGAGTTTGCGGAAGAATGGCTCCAGGCGCACCCGTTGACCTTGGCAGACCTGGAAATGGAGGCGGATTATTTGTCTAAAATGGAATTTAAACTTGAGGTCGTAACCCGTCTGGCTGAGTAGCTAATCATCAGAAACACACAATCGTCTTCCTTTGCTTTGATTTTAGAAAGACGATTGTGCGTTTCTTGACGGCCACTAGTTCGCTTCAAGGTGCTCTAATTCTTCACTGAGCTCAAACCATTGCGTTTCGATATCATCCAGCTCTTTTTGGGTGTTGCTTTGTTGCTCCAGGGTATCCTTGAGCTTGTTTTTGTGTGCTTCTTCGTAAATTTCCGGAGCCGAAAGGGTTTCCTCAAGTTGTTTTAGATCGACTTGAAGGGAGCTCATCTTTGTTTCCAGCTTTGCCAACTGTTTTTTAAGTGGACTCAAGCGTTGTCGCTTCTCGGCTTCAAGGCGCTTTTGATTCTTCTTCTCTTCCGCGGACTGCTTATTGTTTGCGGACTGTTTATTGTTGCTCGCAGGCAGTGAATCCGTGTCTGTTGTCGCGGCTTTTCTGGGTTGTAACAACCACTGTTCATATTCCGCCAGAGAACCATCAAATTCCGAAACGCGACCCTGGTCGACCAGTAAAAACTGATCTACGGTATTCTTCAGCAGGTGACGATCGTGAGAAACAATAATAACTGCACCGGAAAACACCTGTAAGGCCATCGTAAGTGCATGGCGCATTTCCAGATCCAAATGGTTAGTCGGTTCGTCCAGGAGGAGTAAATTAGGCTTGCGCCAGGCGATCAAGGCGAGTGCCAAGCGGGCCTTTTGTCCCCCGGAAAAGCGCTTGACCTCACTGAGCGCATCATCGCCCTGAAAGCCAAATCCGCCCAGGAAGTTTCGAATATCCTGCTCTCGTGCATCCGGTGATAATCGCTGCACATGCAGTATCGGGCTGGCATTCATGTCCAGAGCTTCAAGTTGATGTTGGGCAAAGTAACCAACACTGAGGTGCTTACCCTCATGGCGCTCTCCGGCACAGAGTGATAGCTGTCCCGTCAGACTTTTAATCAGTGTTGATTTACCTGCACCGTTGTGGCCAAGCAAACCAAACCGAGATCCCGGCAATATTGAAAGTTTGACTTGCTCCAGAATGGATCGCTCGGGATAACCGAGTACCGCATTCTTGAGAACCAGCAGCGGTGAGGATAAATTCTCACTCTCGGGGAATTCGAAATTGAAGGGCGAGTCAACGTGAGCGGGGGCAATTTGCTCCATGCGCTCCAGTTCTTTCAATCGGCTCTGGGCTTGCTTCGCTTTGCTGGCTTTGGCGCGGAAGCGGCGCACAAAGTCACCAATCTCGGCGATACGCTGTTGTTGCTTTTCAAAGGCAACTTGCTGTTGTGCCAGACGTTCGGCACGCTGTCGTTCAAACGCAGAATAGGAGCCGCTGTAGAGTCTCAGTTTCTTGTGTTCAAAATGAACGATATGATTGGCGACATTATCAATGAAGTCACGGTCATGGGATATAAAAAGTAACGTACCAGTAAACTCGATTAACCATTTTTCCAGCCACAGGGTTGCATCCAGATCCAAGTGGTTTGTTGGTTCGTCAAGTAGCAGGAGATCGGCGGGTGACATCAACGCCT contains these protein-coding regions:
- a CDS encoding nitrate reductase cytochrome c-type subunit — translated: MKYFKTLWVVLLIAVPLGASLQADTGGVSSLRGDLDLDKSAAASDFKTIPDDRKPLHRDYLHQPPLIPHQIRDYHIDTNSNKCLSCHSWGNYKSSGATKISLTHYDARNGQQLSDVSPRRYFCLQCHVPQVNAKPLVGNQFESVESMN
- a CDS encoding NapC/NirT family cytochrome c, which translates into the protein MSEKKGIMSRYWLLLRRPSTVAMGVVLLFGFTAGIIFWGGFNTGLEMTNTEEFCIGCHEMEENVYKEYVGTIHYTNRSGVRATCPDCHVPKDWTHKIVRKIQASKEVWGKLTGYINTREKFVEHRREMAMREWQRMKESDSRECRNCHNFEFMDFTEQGRRAVKQHSTALASGEKTCIDCHKGIAHKLPDMEGVEGWH
- a CDS encoding TIGR02808 family protein, encoding MSALESMIWTILGYLTMPAVFIVGFVVTAVVLCFVLDVTGKGAEEP
- the trxA gene encoding thioredoxin TrxA, whose product is MSDKIINVTDDSFESEVLNSETPVLVDYWAEWCGPCKMIAPVLEEIAEEYSDKLKVCKLNIEDNEQTPPKFNIRGIPTLMLFKNGNPDATKVGALSKSQLTAFLDSNL
- the ppx gene encoding exopolyphosphatase, producing the protein MTTNTELNQEVSDQNHLFAAIDLGSNSFHMIIARLVHGEVRVLEKMGEKVQLASGLDEHQNIAQEAQDRALECLSRFAQRLKGIEKSAVRLVATNTLRVAKNAAQFKRKIESMLEIPMEVIAGQEEARLIYLGVAHTLADDSGRRLVMDIGGGSTEFIIGERFEAKELESLHMGCVSYREQFFADGEITEVQFNKAVTAASRELLNIRDNYLRMGWQEAVGASGSIKAVANVLSELDICHDGITRSGLMELKKRVISLGNSANLDQLGVRKERLGVFPSGLAILCASFEVLAIDVMHYSDGALREGVLYDMLGRIQHEDVRERTIQALAERYHLDQNHASTVERTTMMAYQQVKRDWGLSAPYYSDLLRWAARLHEIGLTISHSQYHKHGAYLLEHSYLPGFSKQVQKNLAVLVRCHRRKLLPLLFQDYSPEEAEPMMRLTLLLRLAVLLRHERTGDVLAEFWLNVNRKQITIEFAEEWLQAHPLTLADLEMEADYLSKMEFKLEVVTRLAE
- a CDS encoding ATP-binding cassette domain-containing protein yields the protein MIKIDKLSLQRGGVFLLEEADLTLFPGQKVAIVGANGAGKSSLFSLILGQLANDAGSIDLPSSWRISHMAQEVSETHRSAVDYVLDGDQKLRAIQSRLAEAEESHNMDAIAKLHAELDTIDGYQASNRAEKLLHGLGFQQADLSRPVSTFSGGWRIRLNLAQALMSPADLLLLDEPTNHLDLDATLWLEKWLIEFTGTLLFISHDRDFIDNVANHIVHFEHKKLRLYSGSYSAFERQRAERLAQQQVAFEKQQQRIAEIGDFVRRFRAKASKAKQAQSRLKELERMEQIAPAHVDSPFNFEFPESENLSSPLLVLKNAVLGYPERSILEQVKLSILPGSRFGLLGHNGAGKSTLIKSLTGQLSLCAGERHEGKHLSVGYFAQHQLEALDMNASPILHVQRLSPDAREQDIRNFLGGFGFQGDDALSEVKRFSGGQKARLALALIAWRKPNLLLLDEPTNHLDLEMRHALTMALQVFSGAVIIVSHDRHLLKNTVDQFLLVDQGRVSEFDGSLAEYEQWLLQPRKAATTDTDSLPASNNKQSANNKQSAEEKKNQKRLEAEKRQRLSPLKKQLAKLETKMSSLQVDLKQLEETLSAPEIYEEAHKNKLKDTLEQQSNTQKELDDIETQWFELSEELEHLEAN